GCGCGAAGGAGCGTCCCATGGAATGGATTCGACCGGACAACCCCACCTATGACGAGGCCCGGAAACTCTTCAACGCGATGATCGACCGCAGGCCGGCGGTGATCGCCAAATGTTCTGATCCCGGCGAGGTTGCTGAGGCACTCAGATACGCGCACAACCACAATCTGGATGTCGCGGTTCGTTCCGGCGGCCATTCGGTGGCGGGCATGTCCACCAATGATGGCGGGCTGGTGGTCGATGTACGCCCGATGAAGTCCATCAGCGTCAACACAGAGGCGAAGACCGCTACAGCGGGTGCCGGGCTCACGTGGGGCGAGTTCGACCGCGCAACCCAGCAGTACGGTTTGGCAGTGACCGGCGGCCGTGCTTCCACAACGGGCGTCTCCGGCTTCACCTTGGGCGGGGGCTCCGGGTGGCTGGAGCGGTCCTACGGCTTCGCATGCGACAACCTGCTTTCGGTGGACCTGGTCACAGCGTCCGGAGACCGGGTGACCGCCAGCCCGGGCGAAAACCCCGAGTTGTTCTGGGCACTCCACGGCGGTGGCGGGAACTTCGGAGTGGCAACGTCCCTGACCTTCAAACTGCACGACGTCGGCCCCACCGTGATGGCTGGCCTGATGCTGTTTCCTGGTGAGGATGCCATGGATTTGTCCCGGGCCTACCGCCAACTCGCCCTTGACGCGCCCGACGCCGTAGGGACAGCACTCGTGTACCTCACCGCTCCACCCGAAGAATTCGTCCCGGAGGACATGGTGGGCAAACTCGCCGTCGGCATGGCCTACATCCATGCCGGCGATGTCGAGGCAGGCGAGGAACACGCCAAACCGTTCAAGGAGCTCGGTCCGAGTGTGGACCTGGTGGCGCCCATGGGTTACGCAGACTTCCAATGCATGATCGATGACCCTCCGGACCATTACAACTATTGGAGCGCGGACTATCACAACGAACTCTCTGACGACGCCCTGGACGTGCTGGTGGACTCGGCCCAACGCCTTCCGGGACCGAACTCCCAGCAGTTGGTGGCACGTTGGGGCGGAGCAGTGGCTGGGCCCGCTGCGGCGAACACACCGCTGCAACACCGCGGCGCAGCATGGGTCAGCCATCCGTTCGGCCTGTCCGAAACAAGGGAGGGCGGGCAAGAGGCCAAAGCGTGGGTGAAGCAATTCAGGCAAGACATCGCTCCCCACACCACGGGCGGCGTGTGGCTGAACTTCATCGGCGACGAAGGCCAGGACCGCATCATGGCTGCCTACGGCGAACAGAACTACCGGCGGCTGTCCAAGGTGAAAGGTCAGTTCGATCCGGATAACGTGTTCCGCGGCAACCAGAACATCCTGCCCGCCGAGCGCTGAGATTTTCCTAGGCTCCTTCCCAGTTGCCGTGAACAGTACGGGCAGTGAAGCCCGAATTTCCGGGGCGGCAGCACGGCGGTAGACGTCCCGACGGCCGGCAACTGGGAAGGATCGCTTGGGACTACACTTTGGCAATGGCCGTCTACATCGATCCGCCCTTGTGGCCAGCGCACGGGACCGTTTTTTCGCATCTGGTATCGGATTCATCGCTGGATGAGCTTCATGCTTTCGCAGCCGCTGCCGGGGTTCCGGAGAGGGCCTTCGACGGAGACCACTACGACGTTCCCGAACGGCGGTACGACGACCTGGTCCTCGCCGGCGCCATCCCCGTTGAGGCTCGGATCCTGGTCCGTAAACTCATTGCCAGCGGGCTGCGGATTCCTGCGCGGGAACGGAGCAAAGCCTTGACGGTCCCGCTCATGGAACGGTGGAACAGCATCTTTCCCGGCCACGAGGAGTTGGGCCTCGAACTCCTGGAACGGTGGGGCGAGGACGGCCGGAAGTATCACAGCCGCACCCACCTTCTGGCAGTTCTTGAGGCCCTGGACGTTCTCACCGAACCAGCCCTGCCTGCACGGACCGTCTCCTTGGCCGCGTGGTTTCACGACGCTGTTTATGAAGGTGTGGCCGGCCAGGATGAGGAAGACTCAGCTCTGTTGGCCGAGGACCGGCTGACAGCCGCGGGGCTTTCCCCCGCCGATGTGGCCGAAGTGGCGCGGCTGGTCCGGCTCACGTCCTCGCACTCCCCCGAGCCCGGTGACCATGCCGGCGCCCTGCTCTGCGACGCCGATCTCTCCGTCCTCGGTGGCGACGAGCAAGCCTATGCACGCTACCTGGCGGCCGTCCGCGAAGACTACACTCACGTCAGCGACGCCGACTTCGCAAAGGGGCGCGCCGCCGTCGTACGTCATCTTCTGGGACTTGATCCGCTGTTCCATGGCGAACGAGCCAAAACGCTGTGGCTCGACGCCGCGCGCCGCAACCTCGCGGCGGAACTCGCGTGAGCGGTTCCGACAGCGAACCTGGTGCACCGCAGCGGCAGCTTCCGTACGCTGTCCGGTTCGAATGGGGGCTCGACGGCGCCCGCGCGGTAGTGCCCGGAGCCGACCTTGCGGTGGTGGTTGACGTCCTGTCGTTCACCACGTGCGTGAGTGTTGCGGTGGACCGCGGGGCGATGGTGTTTCCCTACCGCTGGCATGACGCCTCGGCGGGTGAGTTCGCGGCCCGACATGATGCTTTGCTCGCGGGACCCCGGGATACTGAAGGCCTGAGCTTGTCGCCGTCCAGCCTCCGCCGGGCCCGCGTGCTGGATCGCGTGGTTCTCCCCTCTCCCAACGGGTCGACCATCAGCCACGAGCTTGCGTCATCGGCTCGCCAGGTGGTGGCGGTCTCGCTCCGGAATGCCGCAGCGACTGCCGACTGGGTCCGCGCCACCTTGCCCCCAGAGGCCGTAATTGCCGTGATCGCGGCGGGTGAAAAGTGGACGGACGGGGCGTTGCGGCCGGCGTTGGAGGATCAGTTGGGGGCGGGCGCGTTCATCGCCGGGCTGGCAGCGACCGGGCGCCGAAGTCTCTCCCCGGAGGCGGCGGCTGCTGCGGCGGCCTTCGACGCCGCCGAGCCCCGGCTGGGCGCCATTCTTCGGGGCTGTTCCAGTGGACGCGAACTGATCGACGGCGGTTTTGCGGACGATGTCAGCATCGCGGCGGAGTTGGACGGCAGTTCCGTGGTGGCCCTCCTCAAAGACGGAGCCTTTCAGGGCATGGCCCTCCCCGATTAGACGCTCCGCTGCAGATTGGACGGTAGGAATCGTCCGCACTGCAGCGAGTCGTCTAAATGGACGGTTTTGCCTAGCGGTAGGTGCTGACGAACGGCTGGTTGGTGGGGACGATCTGCTTGCCCAGCGGCATCAAGGAGACCGGGATGAGCTTCAGGTTGGCGATGGCCAGCGGAATCCCAATGATGGTGATGGCCATGGCAAACGCGGTGACCACGTGACCGATCGCGATCCAGATGCCCGCAACGAGCAGCCAGATCACGTTACCGAGGAGCGCGAACACCCCGGCACCGCCCGGCTTCTCCACCACCATTTGACCGAAGGGCCACAGGCAGTAAGCACCGATCCGGAACGAAGCGATGCCCCACGGGATGGTCACGATGAGCACGCAGCAAATGATGCCTGCCGCGAAGTAACCCAAGGCCAGCCAGAACCCACCAAAGACGAGCCAGATGATGTTAAGGAGCGTTTTCATAATTCCCATTCTCCCCTGTGGGCCTGACAAAAAGCCTAGGGGTCTGCCCTGATTCTTCCCTGACCCGTGGATGTGTTTCTGCGCGGCTCAGGCCAGCAGTTGGTCCAGCTTGTCGAACGAGGTGTTCCAGCCATCGCGGGTCATGTCCACCCACTCCTGGGATTCAAACGGTCCCTGCGTGACGTTCATACGGGTACGGCCGTTGAGGTCCTCGAATTCCAGGCGCATCTCCTCGAACTCGTGATCGGCGTCCGGAGCGGCTTTGGCTTTAGCGACCAGAAGAGCCGGGGTTTCCAGTTCCGTGATCACGGCTTCAATGGGGGCTTCCTGCTCGCCGTCCTCGTCCGACCACACCATGACCACCTGCCAGATGCCGCCCACCCGCGGCTCAACGATGATTTTCTCGCGCGGAGCTTCCACTTCCACGGGTCCGAACCACTGCGCAAGCTTGTCCGGCTCCATCCAGGCGTCGAAAACCTTCTCACGCGGGGCATCAAACTCGCGGCTCATGGTCAGGGTGAAGTGTTCCGTGCTCATTGCTTGACTCCTGGTATCCGTGTGATTCGTACTCTTGGGAGCGAGTCTAGAGGGTGCCACCGACAAGCAGGCGGGAAGTGAGCGAGCGATCCGTTCAAGCACGCGGGAAGTGGGAGAGCGATCCGTTCAAGCAGGCGGGAAGTGGGAGAGCGATCCGTTCAAGCACGCGGGAAGTGAGCGAGCGATCCGTTCAAGCAGGCGGGAAGTGAGCGAGCGTCAGGCTTTGGCTGCTTCGACGAACGCGCGGATCTTGGCCAGGTCCTTCACGCCGCGGGATGACTCGACACCGGAGGACACGTCCACACCCCACGCGCCGGCCGCAGTTGCTGCGAAGGCTACGTTGCCGGATTCCAGTCCCCCGGCGAGCAGCCACTCGCGGCCGTCGAGCCCCTTGGCTCGGACCGATGCGTAGTCCCAGGCCTCCCCGGACCCCGGCACCGCGGCGTCAACCAGGAACACGTCCTCGCCCAGATCAGCGAACTCGTCCTGTGAGGCACCCATGGTGACGGCCCGGATGAGCCGCAGCCCGGCGTCGTGCACTGTTTTTACGTCGTCTGCAGTCCGGTGGCCATGGAGCTGCACCCACTCGAGTCCAGCCGCACGGGCCGTGGCCACGGCATCAGCCGCGGACTCGTGCCGGAACACGCCCACTGCACGAACACCGTCCGGAACCAGCGGGAGCAAAATGCGCACCTGATCCGGGCTGACTTCGCGCGGGCTGGCAGTGAGCACGAACCCAACGGCGTCCGCACCGGCGTCGACGGCTTCACGGACGGATTCCGGCGTGCTCAAGCCGCACACTTTGACGAACATTCCCGTGCCTCCAGCCAATCTCGCAACGTTTTCCACATATGACGTTAGCAAGCCGAATTGCCAACGCAGAAGCGGTGTCCACCACTAGGCTGGTTGGATGGAGATCATCCGCTATGCCGACATCCATCCTGAACCGTGGCGCAACGGGGGCGGGGTGACGCGTGAACTTGCCAGCCATCCGAAAGCGGCCTCAGCCCAGGACGGGGCATGGGATTGGCGCGTCAGCATCGCCGATGTCTCCAAAGCCGGAGATTTCTCCGTCTTCCCGGGTATGGAGCGCGTGATCACCATCATCGAGGGCGAATTGCTGCTGCTCACGGTGGACGGGTCCGAGCACCCGCTCGAGAAGTACCGTCCGTTCCGTTTCTCGGGCGAGGCTGCGTCGGGAGCCACTCTTCCGACCGGGAACATCCGGGATCTGAATGTCATCGCCCGGGAGGGAGCCTTCAAGGGCTACACGTCCATCGTGGAGATCTCCAAGAAGCGTGCGCACCCGGTCTTCGAGGGCCAGCTTGCCGTCCTGCTGGAGGGCAAGGCGACCGTTGCGCCCGGCGCGGCTGTGGAGGAAGAGTCCGACGGCGACGCCCCGGCACCCAGCGCGGCCGAACCTGTTGAGCTGTCGCGGTACGACGCTGTGGTCGGCTCCGATACCCGCAGCCCGGAAATCTCGGGCCGCGGATTCATCGCCGTGATCTCGATCGACCACGTGGAGGCCCACGCCTGAGGTGGTGACGTTAACCACCAGAAGTGGCCACCCCGCACGGGAGTTGCTAGCCTGAAATGAAGGTTCCGCTCTGGAACCTCCGGACGACGGTTCAGTACCCGGAATGCGACAAGACTGGCCAAAGGAAAATGTCATGTCGTGGATAATTCTCATTCTTTCCGGAGCACTCGAGGCCGTCTGGGCCGCAGCGCTCCACCGGTCCAAGGGCTTCCGTAAACCCGTTCCGACCGTCGTCTTCCTGGTGTCCGTTGTTGCCAGCATGGCCGGACTCGCCATCGCGATGCAGTCCATCCCCACGGGCACGGCCTACGCAGTGTGGGTTGGCGTCGGCGTCGTACTGACCGCGACGTACGCGATGGTCACCAAGGTTGAACGTGCGACGACGGCCCGACTGCTCCTGCTTGCCGGCATCGGCGCGTGTGTGGTCGGCCTGAAGGTGGTGGCGTAGCCATGACTGAGAACACAGCCAAAACCAAGAACGCCGGCAACGGAATCTTCTGGATCATCCTCTTGGCCTCAGCGCTGCTCGAAGCCGTCTGGGCCACCGCTTTGGGCTTGTCCAACGGCTTCACACAGCTCACGCCAACCGTGGTCTTCACCATTACTGCGGTGTTGAGCATGCTGGGACTGGGCATCGCGGTCAAACGAATCCCCCTCGGCACTGCCTACGCCGTGTGGGTGGGCATCGGCGCAGCACTCACTGTTGGCTGGGCCATGATCACGGGCGTGGAGTCCGCGAGCCCGCTGAAGCTGCTCTTCATCGCGGGAATCGTGGGCTGTGCTGCCGGCCTGAAGGCCCTGCCTGCCGATAAGCCGCAGCACGCCGGCGAGTAGCTCCGCGGTGGGCGCTGGTCCATTTCGATGGCTTGCTGCGCATTAGACGTCTCCTACCATCGAATGCACAGCAAGCCCCCGAATCGGGCTTCACCGCGGACACGGCCAAGGTCCATGTCAGGGAACCCAGCAGGAATACCCGCCGCGTCCACAGAGTTCACGCCAACAAAGGGCCCTCTGGAACACCTACGCGCATTGGAGAAATTCATGACTGCAGTTCAACTCGGCGACGGCCTCAAGGTCAGCCCCCTCGGCTTCGGCGGGATGGCCCTGACCCCGGTCTACGGCGGAATCGATCCTGAAGAAGGCCTGCAAACACTGAAGCATGCGGTGGACGCGGGCATCACGTTCATCGACACCGCAGATGTGTACGGTGCTGGAAGCAACGAGGAACTCGTGGGCAGGCTCTTGAAGGAGCGCCGCGACGAGATCCAGGTAGCCACAAAGTTTGGAATTGAGGGCAACCCCGCGGACGGGTACACGGGAGTCCGCGGGGATGCGCCCTACATCAGGCAAGCAGCGGAAGCGAGCCTCCGCCGCCTGGACACTGACGTGATTGACCTCTACTACCTGCACCGCCGTGACCTCCGCGTTCCGATAGTGGAAACCGTGGAGGCTATGGCGGAGCTGGTCCGTGAGGGCAAGGTCCGGCACCTCGGGCTGTCAGAAGTGACAGCCGAGGAACTCAGGCAAGCCAACGCCGTTCATCCCATTGCCGCGGTCCAGAGTGAATGGTCAATCTGGAGCAGGGATGTTGAACTCAACGTTGTTCCTGCAGCCAAGGAACTTGGCGTGGGGTTCGTGCCGTATTCGCCGCTGGGCCGTGGTTTCCTTACAGGAACCGTCAGCGCGGGCGATCTGGGCGAGAACGATTTCCGCCACAAGATCCCCCGTTTTGGTGGCGAGGCACTTGATGCGAACCAGGCCGTCGTGGCCGCGGTTCGCGAGGTAGCCAGCGGGCTGGATGCAACTCCGGCCCAGGTAGCCCTGGCTTGGCTGTTCGCCCAAGGTCAGCGCCTTGGGATTTCCGTGGTTCCCATCCCCGGCACGCGTAAAACGCACCGGATCGACGAGAACCTGGGGGCGCTGTCCCTGCAACTGGGGACAGCACAACTAGAGGTACTCGACCAAGCAGCGGCCGCCGTCGTGGGTTCACGATCGGCCGACCCCAACTGGGTGTCACAGGGCCGCGAGGCCAACCCGGCAACTGCATAGACTGACACGATGGATTCGCTTATTCACTCATTGCGTGACGTCACCATTCGCAGCATCTCCGTCAGCGAGATGAACAACAACGTGTACCT
Above is a genomic segment from Arthrobacter sp. YN containing:
- a CDS encoding SRPBCC family protein, which gives rise to MSTEHFTLTMSREFDAPREKVFDAWMEPDKLAQWFGPVEVEAPREKIIVEPRVGGIWQVVMVWSDEDGEQEAPIEAVITELETPALLVAKAKAAPDADHEFEEMRLEFEDLNGRTRMNVTQGPFESQEWVDMTRDGWNTSFDKLDQLLA
- a CDS encoding HutD/Ves family protein; this encodes MEIIRYADIHPEPWRNGGGVTRELASHPKAASAQDGAWDWRVSIADVSKAGDFSVFPGMERVITIIEGELLLLTVDGSEHPLEKYRPFRFSGEAASGATLPTGNIRDLNVIAREGAFKGYTSIVEISKKRAHPVFEGQLAVLLEGKATVAPGAAVEEESDGDAPAPSAAEPVELSRYDAVVGSDTRSPEISGRGFIAVISIDHVEAHA
- a CDS encoding DMT family transporter produces the protein MTENTAKTKNAGNGIFWIILLASALLEAVWATALGLSNGFTQLTPTVVFTITAVLSMLGLGIAVKRIPLGTAYAVWVGIGAALTVGWAMITGVESASPLKLLFIAGIVGCAAGLKALPADKPQHAGE
- a CDS encoding DUF4031 domain-containing protein, translating into MAVYIDPPLWPAHGTVFSHLVSDSSLDELHAFAAAAGVPERAFDGDHYDVPERRYDDLVLAGAIPVEARILVRKLIASGLRIPARERSKALTVPLMERWNSIFPGHEELGLELLERWGEDGRKYHSRTHLLAVLEALDVLTEPALPARTVSLAAWFHDAVYEGVAGQDEEDSALLAEDRLTAAGLSPADVAEVARLVRLTSSHSPEPGDHAGALLCDADLSVLGGDEQAYARYLAAVREDYTHVSDADFAKGRAAVVRHLLGLDPLFHGERAKTLWLDAARRNLAAELA
- a CDS encoding FAD-binding oxidoreductase, whose protein sequence is MEWIRPDNPTYDEARKLFNAMIDRRPAVIAKCSDPGEVAEALRYAHNHNLDVAVRSGGHSVAGMSTNDGGLVVDVRPMKSISVNTEAKTATAGAGLTWGEFDRATQQYGLAVTGGRASTTGVSGFTLGGGSGWLERSYGFACDNLLSVDLVTASGDRVTASPGENPELFWALHGGGGNFGVATSLTFKLHDVGPTVMAGLMLFPGEDAMDLSRAYRQLALDAPDAVGTALVYLTAPPEEFVPEDMVGKLAVGMAYIHAGDVEAGEEHAKPFKELGPSVDLVAPMGYADFQCMIDDPPDHYNYWSADYHNELSDDALDVLVDSAQRLPGPNSQQLVARWGGAVAGPAAANTPLQHRGAAWVSHPFGLSETREGGQEAKAWVKQFRQDIAPHTTGGVWLNFIGDEGQDRIMAAYGEQNYRRLSKVKGQFDPDNVFRGNQNILPAER
- a CDS encoding 2-phosphosulfolactate phosphatase, which translates into the protein MSGSDSEPGAPQRQLPYAVRFEWGLDGARAVVPGADLAVVVDVLSFTTCVSVAVDRGAMVFPYRWHDASAGEFAARHDALLAGPRDTEGLSLSPSSLRRARVLDRVVLPSPNGSTISHELASSARQVVAVSLRNAAATADWVRATLPPEAVIAVIAAGEKWTDGALRPALEDQLGAGAFIAGLAATGRRSLSPEAAAAAAAFDAAEPRLGAILRGCSSGRELIDGGFADDVSIAAELDGSSVVALLKDGAFQGMALPD
- a CDS encoding YccF domain-containing protein, encoding MKTLLNIIWLVFGGFWLALGYFAAGIICCVLIVTIPWGIASFRIGAYCLWPFGQMVVEKPGGAGVFALLGNVIWLLVAGIWIAIGHVVTAFAMAITIIGIPLAIANLKLIPVSLMPLGKQIVPTNQPFVSTYR
- a CDS encoding DMT family transporter produces the protein MSWIILILSGALEAVWAAALHRSKGFRKPVPTVVFLVSVVASMAGLAIAMQSIPTGTAYAVWVGVGVVLTATYAMVTKVERATTARLLLLAGIGACVVGLKVVA
- a CDS encoding aldo/keto reductase, producing MTAVQLGDGLKVSPLGFGGMALTPVYGGIDPEEGLQTLKHAVDAGITFIDTADVYGAGSNEELVGRLLKERRDEIQVATKFGIEGNPADGYTGVRGDAPYIRQAAEASLRRLDTDVIDLYYLHRRDLRVPIVETVEAMAELVREGKVRHLGLSEVTAEELRQANAVHPIAAVQSEWSIWSRDVELNVVPAAKELGVGFVPYSPLGRGFLTGTVSAGDLGENDFRHKIPRFGGEALDANQAVVAAVREVASGLDATPAQVALAWLFAQGQRLGISVVPIPGTRKTHRIDENLGALSLQLGTAQLEVLDQAAAAVVGSRSADPNWVSQGREANPATA
- a CDS encoding phosphoribosylanthranilate isomerase, translating into MFVKVCGLSTPESVREAVDAGADAVGFVLTASPREVSPDQVRILLPLVPDGVRAVGVFRHESAADAVATARAAGLEWVQLHGHRTADDVKTVHDAGLRLIRAVTMGASQDEFADLGEDVFLVDAAVPGSGEAWDYASVRAKGLDGREWLLAGGLESGNVAFAATAAGAWGVDVSSGVESSRGVKDLAKIRAFVEAAKA